One Rouxiella sp. S1S-2 genomic window, TCGCATCCACCGATGTGCTGGCCGTTGATGAAAATCTGAGGCACGGTCGTACGACCACTGCGCTCGATCATCACTTCACGCTTCTGCGCATCACCATCGATAGCAATTTCGTCAAAGGCTGCGCCCTTGCTGTTAAGCAAGGCTTTAGCACGGTGGCAATAAGGACACGTCGCTTTTGTGAAGATTTCAATCTTAGCCATTTCACACCTCGGAATCATGGTATTAGGATAGAGATTATTCTTACTTACCGCGGGCCAAAGGCAGATTCTCGCCGCTCCAGCCTGCAATACCTTCTTTCAGGCTGTAAACGCGTTCAAAACCGGCGTTAACTAAACCTTCTGCGGCTAAACGGGCTGACTGTCCGTTTGCACAAACAACAATAACTGGCTGCGATTTATGTTTGGTAAGGTCGCCCAGATTGTTGCTTTTGATATCTGCACTGAGCAGATTCACTGAAGTAGAGATGTGACCTTTACGAAACTCTTCGCGAGCACGAACGTCAACGACCACGGCTTCTTCTTTGTTGATAAGACGTGTTGCTTCACCGCGGGTGATTTCTTTCACTTTAGAGAAACGCGCTCTCACAGTCGTGAAAATCACCGCAATCAGCAGTGCAACCCACGCCAGGCTCAGAACCGGGTGCGCGCTAACGAATGGCATAATATCTTGCATGGGGTGTAACAACTCCCGTCAGTTAGGGGGAAAATTCAAGGCTCACGAGTATACCCTGCGTCTTGCGCAATTACAGCCCGAATGCGCCGCCAATTAACTTAAACTGAGGCACATCGCGAAAAATTCAAGGGGGCACCGCTAAATATTTCTGGGTATTCATACTCACGCAACCTGCTGCGCCGTTGCCCGTGTCAGCTTAGATGCGCGCTTAGCCGCGGTTTGTTTAACCCAGGTCACTTTACAGCCACCGTGTTCTACACTCTAAAAAGACCTATTTGCATCTCGCGATACACTTTTTTTGTCTTGGCATCAGCGCATCATGTTGTTGATTAGTGTTACGATAAAGGCAATAGGGATCAAATTGTCTATCATCCTGGGTCGACAAGCGGGAAAAAGTTTGAGCAAATCTATCTATTACAGTTTGATGAGAAACGTCCTTTCCGGCTCTGCCCTGCTCGTCTGCGGTGCACTGCTGGTTCATCCACGGTACAGTTTTGCCGATGAAAATAAGGACCAACTCAAGAACATTCAGCAAAGCATCGCTGAAAAGGAGAAGAGCGTTAAGGCCCAAAAGCTGCAGCGCGGGTCTCTGCTCGACCAACTCCAGTCCCAGGAAAAAATCATCGCCGCCGCAAGCCGCAAGCTGCGCGATACACAATCGACCCTCTCCAGCTTAAATAAAGACATCACCAGCCTGAATGCCTCGATCGAAAAACTGCAAAAACAACAGAAAACGCAGGAAAGCATTCTGGCCAAACAGCTCGACGCTGCCTTCAGGCTTGGCAAACAAAGCGGGCTACAGCTAATTTTGAGCGGCGAAGAGAGCCAGCGCAGTGAGCGTATTCTGGCCTACTTCAGCTATTTCAATCAGGCCCGCCAGCAGAATATCGATGCACTGAAAAAAACCCGCAGTGATTTGGCTTCACAGCGCGTCACCCTGCAGTCCAAGCAGGTACAGCAAAAGTCTGCGCTTTCAGACCAGCAAACTCAGCAGCAAAAACTCGAGCAGGCGCGCGTAGCACGACAAAAAACGCTGACCTCACTTGAATCCTCGCTGCAAAAAGATGAGCAGAGTCTGGTTGAACTTCGCGCTAACCAGACGCGTCTGCAGGATAAAATTGCCGCTGCCGAACGTGCCGCCCGGGCCCGTGCAGAGCAGGAAGCGCGCGAAGCCGCCGCCGTTAAAGCGAAAGAACAGCAAGCAAAATCAAAAGGTTCAACCTACAAACCAACGCAGAGCGAACAGGCACTGGTATCGCGCACCGGGGGGCTTGGACGTCCTGCCGGACAGGATATCTGGCCGGTTCGCGGTGCCATACAGCACCGCTTTGGTGAAGAGCTGCAGGGTGAGCTTCGTTATAAAGGTATTGTTATTGCCGCCCGCGAGGGCAGTGATGTAAGAGCCATCGCCGATGGACGCGTGCTGCTGGCAGACTGGTTGCAGGGTTATGGCCTGGTTGTCGTTATCGATCACGGCAAAGGTGACATGAGCTTGTATGGATATAACCAGAGCGCACTGGTGAATGTGGGTCAGCAGGTGAAAGCCGGCCAACCTATTGCACAAGTGGGCACCAGTGGTGGTCAAGGTCAGCCTGCACTTTACTTCGAAATTCGTCGTCAGGGTCAGGCCGTTAACCCACAGCCGTGGTTGGGAAAATAACATTGCGATATAAAAAGAGACGTTTAGCGACGTTATGCGGTGCGCTGGTTTTCACGCTGAATGTTCAGGCAGCCAAATTGGCCATTTTATTTGATGATTTTGGCTATCAGGCGAAGAACGAAAATCAGGTGTTAAAGATGCCAATCAATGTGTCGATTGCCATTTTTCCCAACGCGCCCGACTCGCAGCAGATGATGCAAAAGGCCCACCAGCAAGGCCGCGAAATCCTGATACATCTGCCGATGCAACCTATCAGTAAGCAGCCGCTCGAGAAAAACACCCTGACGCCGGATATGAGCAGTCAGGAGGTCAAGCGTATCGTTGACCAGGCTATCGCCAGTATCCCTTACGCCGTGGGCATCAATAATCATCAGGGCAGTAAAATGACCTCGAGCCTGAGCGGCATGCAAAATGTCATGCAGGCCATGGCGCCGCATCATCTGTTTTTCCTCGACAGCATGACGATTGCGGGCACCAAGTCGGTTCAGGCCGCACAGGGCACCTCGGCTAAGGTGATTAAGCGCAACGTGTTCCTGGACGACGTGCAAAACAACGCCGAGATCCGCCATCAGTTCCAGCGGGCGATTGCGCTTGCGCGTCGCAATGGCTTTGCTATCGCTATCGGGCACCCTCATCCAAGCACCGTAGCGGCCGTTCAGCAGGAGCTGGCAAACCTGCCGTCAGACATTCAGCTGGTGCGTCCGAGCGATTTGCTCAATGCGACCGTGAGTCATAATCCGCGGCCTGTACCAACGCCGCAGCCAGTTAAGCCGGTAAAACCGAAATCTAAAGCGAAAGGGATCGCGAGTTGCCCAATCAAACAGAAAGTGCCGCCGGTTTATGCCGGAGCAATGTTTGAGGTGCTGGGTGACAGTATCAAGAATTCGTCACTGGTTAACTTTGTAGAACGCCAGTTTAGCGGATGGGGAAAGGCCCCTGAACAGGTGGCACCGCAGTCGTTGCAAACGCCGCCTCCCATCGCCGAACCGCCTAAACGCTAGACGGCTCGATAAATATTTGAGCCAGTCAATCTCGGGCCAGCAAATAAGCTGGCCCCTTTTTTTGCTAAACACGTTACCAGTTCAAAATCACCTTGCCCGACTGACCGGAACGCATGGCGTCAAACCCCTGCTGAAAATCATTAATATCAAAGTGATGCGTAATCAGCGGCGTTAGATCTAACCCGGACTGCACCAGCGCCGCCATTTTGTACCAAGTTTCAAACATCTCGCGGCCGTAAATCCCTTTAATGAACAATCCCTTAAAAATCACCTGATTCCAGTCGATTGACATATCTGAAGGCGGAATACCCAACAGCGCAATACGCCCGCCGTGGTTCATGGCATTGAGCATGGTGCGAAACGCCGGTGGCGCACCGGACATCTCTAAGCCGACGTCAAACCCTTCCGTCATGCCCAGCTCACTCATTACGCTGCTGAGGTTCTCTTTGCTGACGTTTACCGCGCGCGTCACGCCCATCTTGCGCGCAAGGTCGAGGCGATACTCATTCATGTCAGTGATAACAACGTGTCTTGCACCGACGTGACGACAGATAGCCGCCGCCATAATACCGATCGGTCCCGCGCCGCACACCAGCACGTCTTCCCCCACCAAATCGAAAGACAGCGCGGTATGAACCGCATTGCCGAACGGGTCGAAGATGGCGGCCAGATCATCAGAAATATTGTCAGGGATTTTAAAACCGTTAAACGCCGGGATCACCAGATACTCGGCAAAGGCACCCGGGCGATTGACACCAACGCCCTGCGTGTTGCGGCAAAGGTGCGTGCGTCCACCGCGACAGTTGCGACAATGCCCGCAGGTTATGTGACCTTCTCCTGATACGCGGTCGCCAATATTGAAACCTTTTACCTCCTGCCCGATGGCGACGACTTCACCAACGTATTCGTGCCCCACCACCATCGGCACCGGAATGGTTTTTTGCGACCATTCATCCCAGTTATAAATATGTACGTCCGTACCACAAATCGCCGTTTTACGGATTTTTATCATGATGTCGTTATGACCCAACTCAGGGACCGGAGATTCGGTCATCCAGATACCCTGTTTTGGAAAAAGCTTGGCCAATGCTTTCATAAAAATTCCTCGGTTACTGCGAAAAAGACAGACTTACGCCAAAACGCCCAGCTCTTTGCCGATAGTGATAAAAGCGTCGATTGCCTGTTCTATGTTTTCTGTAGTGTGTGCTGCCGACATTTGCGTACGGATGCGCGCCTGTCCGCGGGGTACCACCGGGTAGAAGAATCCGGTTGCGAAAATACCTTTCTGCTGCAATCGGCTGGCAAACTCTTGCGCCAGCTGCGCATCGCCCAGCATGACAGGGATAATGGCGTGATCGGCCCCGGCCAGCTCAAACCCGGCTTCCGACATCTTTTGACGAAACAGACGTGCGTTGTCCCAAAGCTGTTGACGAAGCGCACCGCCGTGCTCCAGCAGGTCTAAAACCGCCAGTGAGGCGCACACAATTGAAGGGGCCAGCGAATTGGAGAACAGATACGGACGCGAGCGCTGACGCAGCCATTCGATCACCTCTTTACGCGCCGCCGTGTAGCCGCCCGATGCGCCGCCCATAGCTTTGCCGAGCGTACCGGTGATGATGTCGACTCGCCCCATCACTTCGCAATATTCATGGCTGCCACGGCCTTCATCGCCCACAAACCCCACCGCGTGCGAGTCATCGACCATCACCAGCGCACCAAACTCCTCGGCCAGGTCACAAATACCGCGCAGGTTGGCTATCACGCCGTCCATTGAAAACACGCCATCGGTCGCCACCAAAATATGGCGGGCACCGGCGTCTTTGGCCTTCTGCAGACAGGCTTTCAGCTCGGCCATGTCATTATTGGCATAGCGGAAACGTTTGGCCTTGCACAGCCGGATACCGTCGATGATTGAGGCGTGATTCAGCGCATCCGAAATGATGGCATCCTCTTCGCCCAGCAGCGTTTCAAACAGCCCGCCATTGGCATCGAAACAGGAGGAGTAAAGAATTGCGTCCTCCATGCCCAAAAATTCGGCCAACCTGTTTTCGAGCGTTTTATGAATATCCTGAGTGCCGCAAATAAACCGCACCGAGGCCATGCCGAAGCCATGATGGTCCATGCCCAATTTGGCGGCGGCAATCACCTGCGGATGATTAGCGAGTCCCAAATAGTTGTTGGCGCAAAAATTCAGCGCCTGACTGCCGTCAGCTAATGTGACCTGAGCCTGTTGCGCCGAGGTGAGAATACGCTCCTGTTTAAAAAGTCCTTCGGAACGTGCCTGAGCGATTTCGTCTTCCAACCGACGATAAAATGAAGCTGACATGAGATTATCTCCTGAAATAACGCATTCAACAGAGAGACTACTAATTAGCGGGGGTAATAACGAGGATTCGGGCAGGTAAATGTTAATTCTGTAGCATATGTCACGGGAGGAAATAAGCTTTTGTAAACGAATACTAATCAGATAGCTTACCAATGTTAGCAGGCTGATGAAGTGTTATGATATGCACAACTGACTGACGGGGCATGGTGTCCGGTCAAAAACTAATATTAAGGTGATTCCCATGATTATCGTCACTGGCGGTGCCGGCTTTATCGGTAGCAATATTATCAAATCGCTCAATGATATGGGATATCGTGATATTTTAGTGGTTGATAACCTTAAAGATGGCACTAAATTTGTCAATCTCGTCGACCTGGATATCGCGGACTACATAGACAAAGAAGAGTTTATCGCCAGCATCGTTGCCGGTGACGATTTGGGCGATATTGATGCCGTATTCCATCAGGGCGCATGCTCTTCCACCACTGAGTGGGATGGCAAATACATGATGGACAACAACTATCAGTATTCGAAAGACATTCTGCACTACTGTCTGGATCGCAGCATTCCTTTCCTTTATGCCTCTTCAGCGGCCACCTACGGCAGCCAAAACACCAGTTTTGTTGAAGACCGTAAGTACGAGCAACCACTAAACGTTTACGGCTACTCCAA contains:
- the envC gene encoding murein hydrolase activator EnvC: MSKSIYYSLMRNVLSGSALLVCGALLVHPRYSFADENKDQLKNIQQSIAEKEKSVKAQKLQRGSLLDQLQSQEKIIAAASRKLRDTQSTLSSLNKDITSLNASIEKLQKQQKTQESILAKQLDAAFRLGKQSGLQLILSGEESQRSERILAYFSYFNQARQQNIDALKKTRSDLASQRVTLQSKQVQQKSALSDQQTQQQKLEQARVARQKTLTSLESSLQKDEQSLVELRANQTRLQDKIAAAERAARARAEQEAREAAAVKAKEQQAKSKGSTYKPTQSEQALVSRTGGLGRPAGQDIWPVRGAIQHRFGEELQGELRYKGIVIAAREGSDVRAIADGRVLLADWLQGYGLVVVIDHGKGDMSLYGYNQSALVNVGQQVKAGQPIAQVGTSGGQGQPALYFEIRRQGQAVNPQPWLGK
- a CDS encoding divergent polysaccharide deacetylase family protein, which codes for MRYKKRRLATLCGALVFTLNVQAAKLAILFDDFGYQAKNENQVLKMPINVSIAIFPNAPDSQQMMQKAHQQGREILIHLPMQPISKQPLEKNTLTPDMSSQEVKRIVDQAIASIPYAVGINNHQGSKMTSSLSGMQNVMQAMAPHHLFFLDSMTIAGTKSVQAAQGTSAKVIKRNVFLDDVQNNAEIRHQFQRAIALARRNGFAIAIGHPHPSTVAAVQQELANLPSDIQLVRPSDLLNATVSHNPRPVPTPQPVKPVKPKSKAKGIASCPIKQKVPPVYAGAMFEVLGDSIKNSSLVNFVERQFSGWGKAPEQVAPQSLQTPPPIAEPPKR
- a CDS encoding glycine C-acetyltransferase; translated protein: MSASFYRRLEDEIAQARSEGLFKQERILTSAQQAQVTLADGSQALNFCANNYLGLANHPQVIAAAKLGMDHHGFGMASVRFICGTQDIHKTLENRLAEFLGMEDAILYSSCFDANGGLFETLLGEEDAIISDALNHASIIDGIRLCKAKRFRYANNDMAELKACLQKAKDAGARHILVATDGVFSMDGVIANLRGICDLAEEFGALVMVDDSHAVGFVGDEGRGSHEYCEVMGRVDIITGTLGKAMGGASGGYTAARKEVIEWLRQRSRPYLFSNSLAPSIVCASLAVLDLLEHGGALRQQLWDNARLFRQKMSEAGFELAGADHAIIPVMLGDAQLAQEFASRLQQKGIFATGFFYPVVPRGQARIRTQMSAAHTTENIEQAIDAFITIGKELGVLA
- a CDS encoding rhodanese-like domain-containing protein; translation: MQDIMPFVSAHPVLSLAWVALLIAVIFTTVRARFSKVKEITRGEATRLINKEEAVVVDVRAREEFRKGHISTSVNLLSADIKSNNLGDLTKHKSQPVIVVCANGQSARLAAEGLVNAGFERVYSLKEGIAGWSGENLPLARGK
- the grxC gene encoding glutaredoxin 3, whose amino-acid sequence is MAKIEIFTKATCPYCHRAKALLNSKGAAFDEIAIDGDAQKREVMIERSGRTTVPQIFINGQHIGGCDDLHALDARGGLDSLL
- the tdh gene encoding L-threonine 3-dehydrogenase, with product MKALAKLFPKQGIWMTESPVPELGHNDIMIKIRKTAICGTDVHIYNWDEWSQKTIPVPMVVGHEYVGEVVAIGQEVKGFNIGDRVSGEGHITCGHCRNCRGGRTHLCRNTQGVGVNRPGAFAEYLVIPAFNGFKIPDNISDDLAAIFDPFGNAVHTALSFDLVGEDVLVCGAGPIGIMAAAICRHVGARHVVITDMNEYRLDLARKMGVTRAVNVSKENLSSVMSELGMTEGFDVGLEMSGAPPAFRTMLNAMNHGGRIALLGIPPSDMSIDWNQVIFKGLFIKGIYGREMFETWYKMAALVQSGLDLTPLITHHFDINDFQQGFDAMRSGQSGKVILNW